The following is a genomic window from Candidatus Methanoperedens sp..
CTTGCTCCTTCTTCTATGGCTTTTGCCATCAAGCCGGTGTTGCCAAAGCCCGTACCGTATATTATCGCAAGTTTCTTTGCCATTATTATCGCCTCAATCCACCTTTTTAAACATTGATTTTGGAGCATTGCATATAGGGCATTTATCAGGCGCTTCTCCTTCTACCGTATTTCCACATATCTGGCACACATGATACTCAGTTTCCCTGTTCTTGCCAAGATTATCAAGAGCTTTCTGGTAAAGACCTGCATGGATCTTCTCTACCTGGTTTGCCACATCGAAGCTGAGTATTGCTGCATCCGATGCATTTTCATTTTTTGCCTGCTCGATGAATTCCGGGTACATGCGCTTGAATTCCGCTGTTTCCCCGGAGATTGCACTCTTAAGATTATCCTTTGTTTTCCCAACTCCGCCCATTACTCTCAGATGGTTCTTGGCATGTACGGTCTCAGCATCAGCGGCTGCGCGAAACAGTTTCGCTACCTGCTTATAGCCTTCCTGCTCGGCTTTATCAGCAAAAGCAAGATATTTCCTGTTCGCCTGTGATTCTCCAGCAAAAGCTTTTTCCAGATTATTCTGTGTGGTCATGATCTCACCTTTTATCCCATGTTATTAATCTACTGCTATAGGTGATATATTTTCCTGTCAATTACCCCTGGTATTTACCCATCAGTTCACCTTTTGCCAGTATGTGGCCCTGCATGGCGCTCTCAAGCTGATCCTTTGAAGCGCCCGGCGGCAGGCCAAGGTTAATATCCAGCGCATATACCTTAAAATAATACCTGTGCGGTTTTCCGGGCGGAGGACAGGGACCTCCGTATCCAGGCTGTCCAAAATCAGTCATACCCTGCATGCTTCCATCACTAAGTGTCTGGTTACGTGGCATGCCTTCTGGCAGCTTCTGAATCCCGGCAGGCATGTTATACAGCACCCAGTGCACGAATGGTC
Proteins encoded in this region:
- a CDS encoding YbhB/YbcL family Raf kinase inhibitor-like protein — its product is MNARLTLLSIIILLAAGCITKEDNIRDNMEKISISADGFKEGDTIPDEFTCNGKDISPSLSWKGIPAGTKSIALIMDDPDASGGPFVHWVLYNMPAGIQKLPEGMPRNQTLSDGSMQGMTDFGQPGYGGPCPPPGKPHRYYFKVYALDINLGLPPGASKDQLESAMQGHILAKGELMGKYQG
- a CDS encoding rubrerythrin family protein, producing the protein MTTQNNLEKAFAGESQANRKYLAFADKAEQEGYKQVAKLFRAAADAETVHAKNHLRVMGGVGKTKDNLKSAISGETAEFKRMYPEFIEQAKNENASDAAILSFDVANQVEKIHAGLYQKALDNLGKNRETEYHVCQICGNTVEGEAPDKCPICNAPKSMFKKVD